The following are encoded in a window of Roseimaritima ulvae genomic DNA:
- a CDS encoding trypsin-like peptidase domain-containing protein has product MRFASLLAVLWFSLYSLPVAAQPASSPLGEGAAVAVAIEQSVQRAIERTGPSIVAIARVPKADGAHAAADFTFNVPTLEQPAVDPTDPGYVPTFFASGVILSPDGLILTCYHALDDPRQNDYYVWWQGKNVRATVAAPLVQRSAAVVQAGDPWTDLAVLKIDAKGLPAMPMGDAAELRRGSFVISLGNPYATARDGRASASWGIVSNLQRTARPQPPEAAGDAAVVDRQSLAEFGTLIQTDARLNLGSSGGALVNLRGEMVGLTTSLASVAGFEQAAGYAIPIDEPMLKIIETLREGRQPSFGFLGVEPSDTPSGRGARIARVVPGLPGDQAGLVSGDVIVAVEKVPTNGAAALFRELSRRPADSDVELLVARHGPGGVQPQKLTVRLGKKQLNLSKPGFSQIPEPTWRGMQADWATALPPHQLMFSRRRFDADLAVLRVDPDTPAWKAGLRPGQFIRSVDGQVFQRPAAFYEHVEQAEGDVTLEIVGNDGRRQKVIVGRGEGE; this is encoded by the coding sequence TTGCGTTTTGCCTCGCTGCTCGCTGTGTTGTGGTTTTCTCTCTACAGCCTTCCCGTGGCCGCTCAGCCCGCATCCTCACCGCTCGGCGAGGGCGCTGCCGTGGCGGTCGCGATCGAACAATCCGTGCAGCGCGCGATCGAGCGGACGGGACCTTCGATTGTGGCGATCGCGCGCGTGCCCAAGGCGGACGGAGCCCATGCGGCCGCCGACTTCACCTTCAATGTGCCCACGCTGGAGCAGCCCGCGGTCGATCCCACCGATCCCGGCTATGTGCCGACGTTCTTTGCCTCCGGCGTGATCCTGTCTCCCGATGGGCTGATCCTGACCTGCTACCACGCCTTGGATGATCCGCGTCAAAACGATTACTACGTTTGGTGGCAGGGGAAAAACGTCCGCGCCACGGTCGCCGCGCCGCTGGTCCAGCGATCCGCCGCGGTGGTCCAAGCCGGCGACCCTTGGACGGATTTGGCGGTCTTGAAAATCGACGCGAAGGGACTGCCCGCGATGCCCATGGGCGACGCCGCCGAATTGCGCCGCGGCAGTTTCGTGATCTCCCTAGGCAACCCCTACGCCACCGCTCGCGACGGCCGGGCCAGTGCCAGCTGGGGCATCGTCTCGAACCTGCAGCGAACCGCTCGGCCGCAACCGCCCGAAGCGGCAGGCGATGCGGCAGTCGTCGACCGTCAATCGCTGGCCGAGTTTGGCACTCTGATTCAAACCGATGCTCGCTTGAATCTGGGCAGCAGCGGCGGCGCGTTGGTCAACCTGCGAGGCGAAATGGTCGGCCTGACCACCTCGCTGGCCTCGGTCGCCGGCTTCGAACAAGCCGCCGGCTACGCCATCCCCATCGACGAGCCGATGTTAAAGATCATTGAAACCCTGCGAGAGGGCCGTCAGCCATCGTTCGGCTTCCTGGGCGTGGAACCCAGCGACACGCCCAGCGGCCGCGGAGCTCGGATTGCTCGCGTTGTGCCGGGGCTGCCGGGTGACCAAGCCGGTTTGGTATCCGGAGACGTGATCGTGGCGGTCGAAAAGGTGCCGACCAACGGAGCGGCTGCGTTGTTCCGCGAACTCAGCCGCCGACCGGCCGATTCCGATGTCGAATTGCTGGTGGCACGTCACGGCCCCGGCGGCGTGCAACCGCAGAAACTGACGGTCCGCCTGGGCAAGAAACAGCTGAATCTGTCCAAACCGGGCTTCAGCCAGATCCCCGAACCGACTTGGCGAGGCATGCAAGCCGACTGGGCGACAGCCCTGCCACCGCATCAATTAATGTTCTCCCGCCGGCGGTTTGACGCCGACCTGGCGGTGCTGCGAGTCGACCCGGACACGCCGGCGTGGAAAGCCGGTCTGCGGCCCGGGCAATTCATTCGCAGCGTCGACGGGCAAGTCTTCCAGCGCCCGGCAGCGTTCTACGAACACGTCGAACAAGCCGAGGGAGACGTGACGCTAGAAATCGTCGGCAACGACGGCCGCCGGCAGAAAGTCATCGTGGGCAGGGGAGAGGGGGAGTAG
- the alaS gene encoding alanine--tRNA ligase → MKTDELREKYLAFFESKGCSRQGSDVLVPTWDPSVLFTPAGMNPFKDHFLGKVKLDFTRATTCQKCLRTGDIDNVGRTAYHHTFFEMLGNFSFGDYFKREAIAWAWEFLTDKKWLGIEKDRLTVTVYKDDEEAFGIWNQEIGLPTARIARMEEDENFWPASAPSLGPDGVCGPCSEIYYQLENGASVEIWNLVFTQFNRVGDPPDNLRPLPSKNIDTGMGLERTASVLQGVPTNFHIDSLLPIVQAAAEVVGVPYEYESDNGRRLRRITDHVRASTFAVHENVYPGANGAKYVIRRLIRRAVLDGHQMGLRDPFLFQLVGAVGDAMASQYPELKETSERVQGVIRREEETFFGTIDAGLDRIHRMFDAMESENRGLVDGGQAADLYQTYGVPPELLQTLAAEQNYTFDWAGYQEAMAQHADISNTGQRVLFQTGPLETLKEALRETQFLGYEQTTAEVTIKGIITGDGSGKEDDGQLLSHVTSHTDEPLRVVLDQSPFYGESGGQVGDHGRIFNDDFEFEVTDTQKHAGLLVHLGYLKRGEMRESATATAAVDETRRAAIARAHSATHVLHYVLQKNIGQHAQQQGSKVDADWLRFDFTNQESLDEAALVKIESDVNERVAAAAPIEWKTLPLAEARQAGAMMLFGEKYPDPVRMVSMGDFSRELCGGTHLSSTDAIEAFTVVAEESVSAGTRRVVALTGQRAAEHRRETQQILQQVLATFGCTIDKALDRTVKLMDEVRTLKKDLSSGRASKLEPMKITPAAAAPTDQLDYADVRATVRDIARHLNVAAQEVPQRLETLIADRDRLLDEIQQASEGEQISAAQLLEQAETVGDAILIVRETAGANPNQMRGWIDQVRKQSEQPAAVLLASVQGEKVLLVGGLSKALVERGLKAGQWVGDAAKMVGGGGGGRPDLAQAGGRDPEKLQAALEAAQATMRQSLA, encoded by the coding sequence ATGAAGACTGACGAACTGCGTGAAAAGTACCTTGCGTTCTTTGAATCCAAGGGTTGTAGCCGCCAAGGAAGCGATGTGCTGGTGCCCACTTGGGATCCCTCGGTCCTGTTCACGCCGGCTGGGATGAACCCCTTTAAGGACCATTTTCTAGGCAAAGTCAAACTCGACTTCACCCGAGCGACGACGTGTCAGAAATGCCTCCGCACCGGGGACATCGACAATGTCGGTCGCACCGCCTACCACCACACGTTCTTCGAGATGCTGGGAAATTTCAGCTTCGGCGACTATTTCAAGCGGGAAGCCATCGCTTGGGCTTGGGAGTTCCTGACCGACAAGAAGTGGCTGGGCATCGAAAAAGACCGGCTGACCGTGACGGTCTACAAGGACGACGAAGAAGCGTTTGGGATCTGGAATCAAGAAATCGGCCTGCCCACCGCTCGCATCGCCCGCATGGAAGAAGACGAAAACTTCTGGCCGGCCAGCGCGCCGAGCCTCGGTCCGGACGGCGTCTGCGGTCCCTGCAGCGAGATCTACTACCAGCTGGAAAACGGCGCCAGTGTGGAAATCTGGAACCTGGTGTTCACCCAATTCAATCGCGTGGGGGATCCGCCGGACAACCTGCGGCCGCTGCCCAGCAAAAATATCGATACCGGAATGGGTTTGGAACGCACGGCCAGCGTGCTGCAGGGCGTCCCCACGAACTTCCATATTGATAGCTTGCTGCCGATCGTGCAGGCCGCCGCCGAAGTCGTGGGCGTGCCGTATGAATACGAAAGCGATAACGGTCGCCGCTTGCGCCGCATCACCGACCACGTCCGGGCCAGCACCTTCGCCGTCCACGAAAACGTGTACCCCGGCGCCAACGGGGCCAAATATGTGATCCGCCGGCTGATTCGCCGAGCCGTCTTGGATGGCCACCAAATGGGCCTCCGTGATCCCTTCCTGTTCCAGTTGGTCGGCGCCGTTGGCGATGCCATGGCCAGCCAATATCCCGAATTGAAGGAAACCTCCGAACGCGTCCAAGGCGTGATCCGCCGCGAGGAAGAAACCTTCTTCGGCACCATCGATGCCGGACTGGACCGCATCCACCGCATGTTTGACGCCATGGAATCGGAAAACCGCGGGTTGGTGGATGGCGGGCAAGCCGCCGATCTGTACCAAACCTACGGCGTTCCTCCGGAACTGCTGCAAACCCTGGCCGCCGAACAGAACTACACGTTCGACTGGGCCGGCTATCAAGAAGCCATGGCTCAGCATGCCGATATCAGCAACACCGGCCAACGTGTGCTGTTCCAAACCGGACCGCTGGAAACGCTGAAAGAAGCCCTCCGCGAAACCCAATTCCTGGGCTACGAACAAACCACCGCCGAAGTCACCATCAAAGGCATTATCACCGGCGATGGCAGCGGCAAAGAAGACGACGGCCAACTGCTCAGCCACGTCACCAGCCACACCGACGAACCGCTCCGCGTGGTCCTCGATCAATCGCCCTTCTATGGCGAATCCGGCGGACAGGTGGGCGACCACGGGCGGATTTTTAACGATGATTTCGAATTCGAAGTCACCGACACGCAGAAACATGCCGGCCTGCTCGTGCACCTGGGGTACCTCAAACGCGGCGAGATGCGAGAAAGTGCGACGGCCACAGCCGCGGTGGATGAAACCCGCCGCGCAGCCATCGCCCGCGCCCACTCGGCGACCCACGTGTTGCACTACGTGCTGCAGAAAAACATCGGCCAACACGCCCAGCAGCAGGGCAGTAAAGTCGATGCGGACTGGTTGCGGTTCGACTTTACCAACCAGGAATCGCTGGACGAAGCCGCGTTGGTAAAGATCGAATCGGACGTCAACGAACGCGTTGCTGCGGCCGCTCCCATCGAGTGGAAAACGCTGCCGCTGGCCGAAGCTCGTCAAGCCGGCGCGATGATGCTGTTCGGCGAAAAGTACCCCGATCCGGTTCGCATGGTTTCCATGGGCGACTTCAGCCGCGAACTGTGCGGCGGCACGCACCTGAGCAGCACCGATGCCATCGAAGCGTTTACGGTCGTGGCCGAGGAAAGCGTTTCGGCGGGGACGCGTCGAGTGGTCGCGTTGACCGGCCAACGCGCGGCCGAACATCGCCGCGAAACCCAGCAGATCCTGCAACAGGTACTGGCCACCTTCGGCTGCACGATCGACAAAGCGCTCGACCGCACCGTCAAACTGATGGACGAAGTGCGGACGCTGAAGAAGGACCTCAGCTCCGGCCGCGCCAGCAAGCTGGAACCGATGAAAATCACCCCCGCGGCGGCCGCACCGACCGATCAACTCGATTACGCCGACGTGCGAGCCACGGTCCGCGATATCGCTCGGCACCTGAACGTCGCCGCCCAAGAAGTCCCGCAGCGTCTGGAAACCCTGATCGCCGACCGTGATCGTTTGCTGGACGAGATCCAACAGGCTTCCGAAGGCGAACAGATCTCCGCGGCTCAGTTGCTTGAGCAAGCCGAAACGGTGGGCGATGCGATCCTAATCGTGCGGGAAACGGCCGGCGCCAACCCCAACCAGATGCGGGGCTGGATCGATCAAGTCCGCAAGCAGAGCGAGCAACCGGCGGCCGTGCTGTTGGCATCGGTGCAAGGCGAAAAAGTGCTGCTCGTCGGCGGACTTAGCAAAGCCCTGGTCGAACGCGGCTTAAAAGCCGGTCAGTGGGTGGGCGATGCCGCCAAGATGGTCGGCGGCGGAGGCGGCGGACGGCCGGACTTGGCCCAAGCCGGCGGCCGCGACCCAGAAAAACTGCAGGCCGCCCTGGAAGCCGCCCAAGCCACGATGCGGCAATCGCTGGCCTAA
- a CDS encoding metallophosphoesterase family protein: MRTIAIGDIHGCAKALRTLLERIEPQPDDTLIFLGDYVDRGPDSRDVIEQILELSTRCQVIALRGNHEIMLMGVMLGGLSPDLWLACGGQATVSSYGGAIDKMPVSHRKFLSELTSFHETDDAIFVHANYLADTPMDQQAEQHMFWEHLGVVPPPHQSGKRVFVGHTPQPSGNILDHGHLVCLDTCCFGGLWLTAMDIHSGDIWQTDFHGHERRQRWRELARAIGKWSRKTYGKLTSSPSKPAP; this comes from the coding sequence ATGCGGACCATAGCCATCGGCGATATCCACGGCTGTGCCAAGGCCCTGCGGACGCTGTTGGAACGGATCGAACCGCAGCCCGATGATACGTTGATCTTTCTGGGCGACTACGTCGACCGCGGCCCGGACAGCCGAGATGTGATCGAGCAAATTCTGGAGCTGTCCACACGTTGTCAGGTGATTGCTTTGCGAGGCAATCACGAAATCATGCTGATGGGCGTGATGCTGGGCGGCTTGTCTCCGGACCTGTGGCTGGCCTGCGGCGGACAGGCCACCGTCAGCAGCTACGGCGGGGCGATCGACAAAATGCCCGTGTCTCATCGCAAGTTCCTCTCCGAGCTGACGAGTTTCCACGAAACCGACGACGCGATTTTCGTGCATGCCAACTACTTGGCCGACACACCGATGGACCAGCAGGCCGAGCAACACATGTTCTGGGAGCATTTGGGGGTCGTGCCTCCGCCGCATCAGTCGGGCAAACGCGTGTTTGTGGGCCACACCCCTCAGCCCTCGGGCAACATCCTCGATCACGGCCACCTGGTCTGCCTGGACACCTGCTGTTTCGGCGGCCTTTGGCTGACCGCCATGGACATCCACAGCGGCGACATCTGGCAAACCGATTTTCACGGCCACGAGAGACGGCAGCGGTGGCGAGAATTGGCGCGAGCGATCGGAAAGTGGTCACGGAAAACCTATGGCAAGCTAACCAGTTCGCCAAGCAAACCCGCCCCGTAG
- a CDS encoding YqgE/AlgH family protein — MDPVEGCFLVASPYLSDSNFFRTVVYVIRHDSEGAFGVIINRPGSVSLEDAMGESMGHASKRKDDVYLGGPVEGPLLALHGMAGLGDPCMAAAVSPQAATIWLTSDEDHLRLLVERTDVAARFVSGYSGWGPGQLDAELRVGGWLVAPATADVLFSDPSPIWETLVRQQGRSVLADLVPSVDEGFDPQVN; from the coding sequence ATGGACCCGGTCGAAGGCTGTTTCTTGGTGGCTTCTCCCTACCTGTCGGATTCCAATTTTTTTCGCACCGTGGTGTATGTGATTCGGCACGATAGCGAAGGCGCGTTTGGTGTGATCATCAATCGTCCCGGCTCGGTCTCGCTGGAAGATGCCATGGGCGAATCGATGGGGCATGCCTCAAAGCGGAAGGATGACGTGTACCTGGGCGGGCCGGTGGAAGGCCCGTTGTTGGCTCTGCATGGCATGGCTGGCTTGGGCGATCCCTGCATGGCCGCCGCCGTGTCGCCTCAAGCTGCCACGATCTGGTTGACCAGTGACGAAGACCACCTGCGGCTGCTGGTCGAACGCACCGACGTGGCGGCTCGATTTGTGAGCGGTTACAGCGGTTGGGGGCCCGGGCAATTGGACGCCGAACTGCGGGTCGGCGGGTGGTTGGTGGCGCCTGCCACCGCCGATGTCTTGTTTAGTGATCCCTCGCCGATTTGGGAAACCCTGGTCCGCCAACAAGGACGAAGTGTGTTGGCTGACCTGGTGCCCAGCGTCGATGAGGGCTTTGATCCGCAGGTTAATTGA
- a CDS encoding ketoacyl-ACP synthase III has translation MPHARLGPIAVHFPERLETNAFLQEQFPGWDISLIADKTGIEQRYIAAEGETASDLAVAACEKLFAEQDIDPQSIDFLLYCTQTPDYPLPTTGCLIQDRLGLPTHCGALDFNLGCSGFVYGLALAEGLIHSGVARRVLLVTSETYSKYIDPTDRSLRTIFGDAGAATLIDAAEQRSIWGFQFGTDGSGADTLMVADGGARAAEDALKPRHRKRWPSRLYMDGPSLINFTVESIPRLVEDILAGNGLTRDSIDLFLMHQATRKMLEQLQLRMQVDDQRLPIELADGGNTVSSTIPILIQRLRARNRISADSTNMLVGFGVGWSWAGCLWRDVFSDTDHQAG, from the coding sequence GTGCCGCACGCCAGACTCGGTCCCATCGCCGTTCATTTTCCCGAACGGCTCGAAACCAACGCGTTCCTTCAGGAGCAGTTTCCCGGCTGGGATATCAGCTTGATCGCCGACAAGACCGGGATCGAACAACGATACATCGCTGCAGAGGGCGAAACCGCTTCGGACCTGGCGGTGGCGGCTTGCGAAAAATTATTCGCCGAACAGGACATCGACCCGCAGTCGATTGATTTTCTGCTGTACTGTACCCAGACACCGGATTATCCCCTGCCCACGACGGGCTGTTTGATCCAGGATCGCTTGGGGTTGCCCACCCACTGTGGGGCTTTGGATTTTAATCTGGGCTGCAGCGGGTTTGTGTATGGGCTGGCCTTGGCGGAAGGGCTGATCCACAGTGGCGTGGCGCGGCGAGTTTTGTTGGTGACCTCGGAGACGTATTCCAAGTACATCGATCCGACGGACCGCAGTTTGCGAACGATTTTTGGGGATGCGGGCGCCGCCACCCTGATCGACGCCGCCGAACAACGCTCGATTTGGGGGTTCCAGTTCGGTACCGATGGCAGCGGAGCCGACACCTTGATGGTTGCCGATGGGGGAGCCCGGGCGGCGGAAGACGCACTCAAGCCGCGGCACCGCAAACGCTGGCCCAGCCGCCTGTATATGGACGGCCCCAGTCTGATCAATTTCACCGTTGAATCGATTCCGCGGTTGGTCGAAGATATCTTGGCCGGCAATGGGCTGACCCGCGATTCGATCGATCTGTTTTTAATGCATCAGGCCACTCGCAAGATGCTCGAACAGCTACAATTGCGAATGCAGGTCGACGACCAGCGGCTGCCTATCGAATTGGCCGATGGCGGCAACACGGTGTCGTCCACGATTCCGATTCTGATCCAGCGGTTGCGGGCGCGAAATCGGATTTCTGCGGATTCCACCAACATGTTGGTCGGCTTTGGGGTGGGGTGGTCATGGGCAGGGTGCCTGTGGCGTGACGTATTCAGCGACACCGATCATCAAGCAGGATAA
- a CDS encoding SDR family oxidoreductase: MTIGADLKQQTCLVTGGAGFIGSHLVARLVDLGARVRVLDNLSTGYLDNLQPWRDAIEFTEGDASDEGTVESAVDGCDYVFHLAAMASVPRSMAEPVLCHDWVATSTVRLLSACARADVRRFVLASTSAAYGDSPFVAKRETDPAAPLSPYAAAKLAAEQYCHAFSRSGGIETAALRYFNVFGPRQDPQSEYSAVIPRFVSMILSGERPIIYGDGGQSRDFVYVDNVIDANLLAATVPEAAGGTFNVACGSSTTLLELLDWLRDLLGQEIEPIHEPPRVGDVRDSLADITQARSVLGYEPRVTVADGLARSVEYYKTIATANS, translated from the coding sequence ATGACGATTGGTGCCGACCTGAAGCAACAAACCTGTCTGGTCACCGGAGGCGCGGGGTTTATTGGCTCGCATCTGGTCGCTCGACTAGTCGATCTGGGAGCTCGCGTGCGGGTGCTGGATAACCTCAGCACCGGTTATCTGGATAATTTGCAGCCCTGGCGAGATGCGATCGAGTTCACCGAGGGAGATGCCTCGGATGAAGGCACCGTCGAATCGGCAGTGGATGGCTGTGACTATGTGTTTCATCTAGCGGCCATGGCCAGCGTACCGCGGAGCATGGCCGAGCCCGTGCTGTGCCACGACTGGGTAGCCACGTCGACGGTGCGGTTGCTGTCTGCCTGTGCACGTGCCGACGTGCGACGATTTGTGTTGGCATCGACCAGTGCAGCTTATGGAGATTCGCCCTTTGTCGCAAAACGCGAGACCGATCCGGCGGCTCCGTTGTCGCCGTATGCGGCGGCCAAGCTGGCTGCCGAGCAGTATTGCCATGCGTTTTCTCGCAGCGGCGGGATCGAAACGGCGGCGCTGCGGTATTTCAACGTGTTTGGGCCACGGCAGGATCCGCAGAGTGAATACAGCGCGGTGATTCCGCGGTTTGTGTCGATGATTTTGTCCGGCGAACGACCGATTATTTACGGCGATGGCGGGCAATCTCGCGATTTCGTGTACGTCGATAACGTCATCGATGCCAATTTGCTGGCCGCCACGGTGCCGGAGGCCGCTGGCGGTACGTTTAACGTGGCCTGCGGGTCCAGCACCACGCTGTTGGAGTTGTTGGACTGGTTGCGAGACCTGTTGGGGCAGGAAATCGAACCGATTCACGAGCCGCCGCGAGTGGGCGACGTCCGCGATTCGTTGGCCGACATCACCCAGGCCCGCAGCGTCTTGGGCTATGAGCCGCGCGTGACGGTCGCTGACGGGCTGGCTCGCAGCGTGGAGTACTACAAGACGATCGCCACGGCCAATTCATAG
- a CDS encoding enoyl-ACP reductase FabI, with protein MDFQGKKGLILGVANDHSIAWAIAKRIMEGGGECGFTHLPDRPDDERQRNRRRVSKLTDKQPNAKFLVPMDAQDDEQIASVMQTTKEEFGKIDFLLHSIAFADREDLGRDTVYTSRAGFKLAMDVSVYTLIAATAAAKNADILNEGGAIATMTYFGGEKCVPGYNVMGICKAALEATVRYLAYDMGPQGVRVNALSAGPMKTLAGRAAGVEEMLSLYEHMAPMARNVTHEEVGNTGAFLLHEASNGITGEILHVDGGYHAMGSPGRLLDQIQAAKS; from the coding sequence ATGGACTTTCAAGGAAAAAAAGGCCTTATTCTGGGCGTGGCCAACGACCATTCTATCGCCTGGGCGATCGCTAAGAGGATCATGGAAGGGGGCGGGGAGTGCGGATTTACTCATTTGCCCGATCGTCCCGATGATGAACGGCAACGGAACCGCCGCCGGGTCTCGAAGCTGACCGACAAACAGCCCAATGCAAAGTTCCTGGTGCCGATGGACGCTCAGGACGATGAGCAGATTGCTAGCGTGATGCAGACCACCAAGGAGGAATTCGGCAAAATCGATTTTCTGCTGCACTCGATCGCCTTCGCCGATCGTGAGGATCTGGGCCGCGATACCGTCTACACCAGTCGCGCCGGATTTAAGCTGGCTATGGACGTCAGCGTCTACACCTTGATCGCCGCCACGGCCGCCGCCAAAAACGCCGATATCTTGAATGAGGGCGGAGCGATCGCCACGATGACCTATTTCGGTGGCGAAAAATGTGTGCCCGGTTACAACGTGATGGGCATCTGCAAAGCCGCTCTGGAAGCCACCGTGCGGTATCTGGCCTACGACATGGGCCCGCAAGGCGTCCGCGTCAACGCGCTGTCGGCCGGACCAATGAAAACCCTGGCCGGACGGGCTGCCGGCGTCGAAGAAATGCTGAGCCTGTACGAACACATGGCTCCCATGGCTCGCAACGTGACCCACGAGGAAGTCGGTAACACCGGCGCGTTCCTGCTGCACGAGGCCAGCAACGGGATCACCGGTGAAATCCTGCACGTCGACGGTGGGTACCACGCGATGGGCAGCCCCGGACGCTTGCTGGACCAGATCCAAGCCGCCAAGTCGTAA